A stretch of Nonomuraea africana DNA encodes these proteins:
- a CDS encoding response regulator transcription factor, protein MNTPEALILVVDDEPSIRDLLSASLRFSGFEVLTAADGLEAVEIAERVRPDLVVLDVMLPDLDGFEVAKRLDAPVLFLTARDAADDKLTGLGLGYDYVTKPFSLEEVLARVQAVLRRTRGEIGGARLQVADLVLDEAEREVWRGDRQVHLSPTEYKLLHYFMANAGRVLSKAQILDHVWNYDFGGDAGVVESYVSYLRRKVDDVEPRLIHTLRSVGYVLREPPPD, encoded by the coding sequence GTGAACACACCTGAGGCGCTGATCCTGGTGGTGGACGACGAGCCGAGCATCCGCGACCTGCTCTCCGCCAGCCTGCGCTTCTCCGGCTTCGAGGTGCTGACCGCCGCCGACGGGCTGGAGGCCGTGGAGATCGCCGAGCGGGTCAGACCCGACCTCGTGGTGCTCGATGTGATGCTGCCCGACCTGGACGGGTTCGAGGTGGCCAAGCGTCTGGACGCGCCCGTGCTGTTCCTGACCGCGCGCGACGCCGCCGACGACAAGCTGACCGGGCTCGGGCTCGGCTACGACTACGTGACCAAGCCGTTCAGCCTCGAAGAGGTGCTGGCCAGGGTGCAGGCGGTGCTTCGCCGTACGCGGGGGGAGATCGGCGGCGCCCGGCTGCAGGTGGCCGACCTCGTGCTGGACGAGGCCGAGCGCGAGGTGTGGCGCGGCGACCGGCAGGTGCACCTGTCGCCGACGGAGTACAAGCTGCTGCACTACTTCATGGCCAACGCGGGGCGGGTGCTGTCCAAGGCGCAGATCCTCGACCACGTGTGGAACTACGACTTCGGCGGCGACGCGGGAGTGGTCGAGTCGTATGTGTCGTACCTGCGGCGCAAGGTGGACGACGTGGAACCGCGACTCATCCACACGCTCCGCAGCGTCGGCTACGTGCTCAGGGAGCCACCACCCGACTAG
- a CDS encoding sensor histidine kinase, whose translation MTLRVKLIAATLALLAFGFTFIGVLSVSVLHNYLIDRVDTQISVVATRALIRIEHKGSPGLKNLVLEPDAIIRAEGPWLSGLDADNRPRPAVPEPPPSVATTVPAVSGDGEWRVQLVRGPQSGSVLVAVDLDEVSQITRRLVLIELLGGGGILLILAVVGVTAVRGSMRPLAEIERTAEAIAGGELGRRVPDGDPRTEVGRLARALNGMLAQIETAFAARTASENAASRSEERMRRFVADAAHELRTPLTTIRGFAEYARQNPEADPAEMLRRVERAAGRMSLLVDDLLLLARVDQQRPLQMRPVDVLALAADAVQDARILAPGRGISLEVAGGAALIVLGDEVRLRQVVGNLMSNALTHTPGDTPVTIRVGASGESAVAFLEVIDKGPGLTPEQAERVFERFYRADSARARRSGDDRGSGLGLAIVEALVRAHGGSVVVDSVPGEGCVFRVELPLAPE comes from the coding sequence ATGACGCTCAGGGTCAAGCTCATCGCCGCGACGCTGGCGCTGCTGGCGTTCGGATTCACCTTCATCGGCGTCCTCAGCGTCTCCGTGCTGCACAACTACCTCATCGACAGGGTCGACACCCAGATCTCCGTGGTGGCCACCAGGGCGCTGATCCGCATCGAGCACAAGGGCTCGCCCGGCCTGAAGAACCTCGTCCTGGAGCCCGACGCGATCATCAGGGCCGAAGGTCCCTGGCTCAGCGGCCTCGACGCCGACAACAGGCCGAGGCCCGCCGTGCCCGAGCCGCCCCCGTCCGTCGCCACGACCGTGCCCGCCGTCTCCGGCGACGGGGAATGGCGGGTGCAGCTGGTGCGCGGCCCGCAGAGCGGCAGCGTGCTGGTCGCCGTCGACCTCGACGAGGTCAGCCAGATCACCCGCAGGCTCGTGCTCATCGAGCTGCTCGGCGGTGGCGGCATCCTGCTGATCCTCGCCGTCGTGGGCGTCACCGCGGTGCGCGGCAGCATGCGCCCGCTGGCCGAGATCGAGCGTACGGCCGAGGCCATCGCGGGCGGCGAGCTGGGCAGGCGGGTGCCGGACGGCGACCCGCGCACCGAGGTGGGCCGGCTGGCCCGCGCGCTCAACGGCATGCTGGCCCAGATCGAGACGGCCTTCGCCGCGCGAACCGCCTCCGAGAACGCCGCGAGCAGGTCGGAGGAGCGGATGCGGCGCTTCGTCGCCGACGCCGCCCACGAGCTGCGCACCCCGCTGACCACCATCAGGGGCTTCGCCGAGTACGCCAGGCAGAACCCCGAGGCCGATCCCGCCGAGATGCTGCGCCGCGTCGAGCGCGCCGCGGGCCGGATGAGCCTGCTGGTCGACGACCTGCTGCTGCTGGCGCGGGTCGACCAGCAGCGCCCGCTGCAGATGCGGCCCGTGGACGTGCTGGCGCTGGCCGCCGACGCCGTCCAGGACGCCCGCATCCTCGCCCCCGGCAGGGGTATCTCGCTGGAGGTCGCGGGCGGCGCCGCCCTGATCGTCCTGGGCGACGAGGTACGGCTGCGCCAGGTCGTCGGCAACCTGATGTCCAACGCCCTCACCCACACACCGGGTGACACCCCCGTCACGATCAGGGTCGGCGCCTCCGGCGAGAGCGCCGTGGCCTTCCTCGAAGTGATCGACAAGGGGCCCGGCCTGACGCCAGAGCAGGCCGAGCGGGTCTTCGAGCGCTTCTACCGCGCCGACTCCGCCCGCGCCCGCCGCTCGGGTGACGACAGAGGGAGCGGCCTCGGCCTGGCCATCGTCGAGGCGCTGGTGCGGGCGCACGGCGGCAGCGTGGTCGTGGACAGCGTGCCGGGCGAGGGCTGCGTCTTCCGCGTCGAACTCCCACTCGCCCCTGAGTAA
- a CDS encoding response regulator transcription factor produces the protein MEAVEARLLIVEDEPNILELLAASLRFAGFEVSTAKNGLDAVSAVQRHRPDLVVLDVMLPDLDGFEVVRRLRSSGQGTPVVFLTARDETEDKIRGLTIGGDDYVTKPFSLEEVVARIRAVLRRTSGDPQAPPPRLTFADIELDEESHEVWRGGRPVSLSPTEFKLLRYLMANSGRVLSKPQILDHVWDYDFRGEVGIVESYVSVLRRKIDNREPRLIHTLRGVGYVLRSPPES, from the coding sequence ATGGAAGCCGTGGAAGCACGCCTGCTGATCGTCGAGGACGAGCCGAACATCCTCGAGCTACTCGCCGCGAGCCTGAGGTTCGCGGGTTTCGAGGTGTCGACCGCCAAGAACGGTCTCGACGCGGTCAGTGCCGTCCAGCGGCACCGGCCCGACCTCGTCGTGCTCGACGTGATGCTGCCCGACCTCGACGGGTTCGAGGTCGTGCGCAGGCTGCGCAGCAGCGGGCAGGGGACTCCCGTGGTGTTCCTCACAGCCCGCGACGAGACCGAGGACAAGATCCGGGGGCTGACGATCGGCGGCGACGACTACGTCACCAAGCCGTTCAGCCTGGAGGAGGTGGTGGCGCGGATCCGCGCGGTGCTCCGCCGTACCTCGGGGGACCCGCAGGCGCCGCCGCCGCGGCTCACCTTCGCCGACATCGAGCTGGACGAGGAGAGCCACGAGGTGTGGCGGGGCGGCAGGCCGGTCTCGCTGTCGCCGACCGAGTTCAAGCTGCTGCGCTACCTCATGGCCAACTCCGGCCGGGTGCTGTCCAAGCCGCAGATCCTCGACCACGTCTGGGACTACGACTTCAGGGGCGAGGTGGGCATCGTCGAGTCGTACGTCTCGGTGCTCCGCCGCAAGATCGACAACAGGGAGCCACGTCTCATTCACACCCTGCGCGGCGTGGGATACGTGCTGCGCAGCCCTCCTGAGTCATGA
- the lhgO gene encoding L-2-hydroxyglutarate oxidase — MTERIGVIGAGIVGLAVARELARTRGAEVTVLEEENRVGAHQTGHNSGVVHAGIYYQPGSLKATLCREGVALLRAYCAEHRLPYEEVGKLVIASTGAERPALRALAERARANGVPGIEELDGLGLREIEPHAVGVAAVHSPHTAIADFPAVARRLAQDVAELGGSVRLGQRVRALRESATQVEVLAGRRKFAFDAVVACAGLGTDAVARMAGHPGEVRIVPFKGEYYALAGSAKDLVRGLIYPVPDPRYPFLGIHLTRRIDGEVLVGPNAVLGDPRALLTWPGTRRLAAKHWRTGLRELYGSAVKGAFVRAARRYVPAITKDDLERTEGGVRAQAVSRDGGMVDDFVVDVHGRVALVRNAPSPAATSSLAIARHIAGIVPALAR; from the coding sequence ATGACAGAGCGGATCGGCGTCATCGGGGCGGGCATCGTCGGTCTGGCCGTGGCCAGAGAGCTCGCGCGCACCAGGGGCGCCGAGGTGACGGTGCTCGAAGAGGAGAACAGGGTCGGCGCGCACCAGACCGGGCACAACAGCGGCGTCGTGCACGCCGGGATCTACTACCAGCCCGGCTCGCTCAAGGCGACCCTGTGCAGGGAGGGCGTGGCGCTGCTGCGCGCCTACTGCGCCGAGCACCGCCTGCCGTACGAGGAGGTGGGTAAGCTGGTGATCGCCTCGACCGGCGCCGAGCGGCCCGCCCTGCGCGCGCTGGCCGAGCGGGCCAGGGCCAACGGGGTGCCGGGCATCGAGGAGCTCGACGGGCTCGGCCTGCGCGAGATCGAGCCGCACGCGGTCGGCGTCGCCGCCGTCCACTCGCCGCACACCGCGATCGCCGACTTCCCCGCGGTCGCCCGCAGGCTCGCGCAGGACGTCGCCGAGCTGGGCGGGTCGGTACGGCTCGGCCAGCGGGTGCGGGCGCTGCGAGAGAGCGCCACCCAGGTGGAGGTGCTGGCGGGCCGCAGGAAGTTCGCCTTCGACGCCGTCGTGGCCTGCGCGGGGCTCGGCACCGACGCGGTCGCGAGAATGGCGGGACACCCGGGCGAGGTGCGGATCGTCCCGTTCAAGGGGGAGTACTACGCCCTCGCGGGGTCGGCCAAGGACCTCGTGCGCGGCCTGATCTACCCGGTGCCCGACCCGCGCTACCCGTTCCTCGGCATCCACCTCACGCGCAGGATCGACGGCGAGGTGCTGGTCGGGCCCAACGCGGTGCTCGGCGACCCCCGCGCGTTGCTGACCTGGCCCGGCACCCGCCGTCTAGCCGCCAAGCACTGGCGCACCGGGCTGAGGGAGCTGTACGGCTCGGCCGTCAAGGGCGCGTTCGTCCGCGCGGCCAGGCGCTACGTCCCCGCCATCACCAAGGACGACCTGGAGAGAACAGAAGGCGGGGTGCGCGCCCAGGCCGTCTCGCGTGACGGCGGCATGGTCGACGACTTCGTGGTCGACGTCCACGGGCGGGTCGCGCTCGTGCGCAACGCCCCCTCTCCCGCCGCCACTTCCAGCCTGGCGATAGCAAGGCATATCGCGGGGATTGTCCCAGCACTCGCCCGTTAA
- a CDS encoding NAD-dependent epimerase/dehydratase family protein — MRVLVTGASGFVGSHAVTALRETGHECLLLVRDPEKARKIFKVPGVLYEADIRDADAVRKALEQCDAVLHAAADMGVTGRDVDLSGANVRGLKNVLAQAVDLGLDPVVHVSSVAVFVPPREPVLTVDSPLARPRNAYGQTKVYGERYARDLDGVTIVYPGGVIGPGQPTLDALNEGFRAGLRQGWPIVPGGVSVLDVRDLAMALARCFTPGQGARRYMLGGHFLTWEQVAAVCEQVTGRRVRRLRMPGGLLRAAGSALDALKRVVPVDYPLTRDAADLMLTLVPTDDTRTLQELGLTLRPVEESVADTVRWLVAEGHLTS; from the coding sequence ATGCGCGTGTTGGTGACCGGTGCGTCGGGCTTCGTTGGTTCGCACGCGGTCACCGCGTTGCGCGAAACCGGCCATGAGTGCCTGCTCCTGGTGAGAGACCCGGAGAAGGCACGGAAGATCTTCAAGGTGCCCGGCGTCCTCTACGAGGCGGACATCAGGGACGCGGACGCCGTACGCAAGGCTCTGGAGCAGTGTGACGCGGTCCTGCACGCCGCCGCCGACATGGGCGTCACGGGCCGGGACGTGGACCTGAGCGGCGCCAACGTGCGCGGGCTGAAGAACGTGCTGGCGCAGGCCGTGGACCTCGGGCTCGACCCGGTCGTGCACGTCTCCAGCGTCGCGGTGTTCGTGCCGCCGCGCGAGCCGGTGCTCACCGTGGACAGCCCGCTCGCCAGGCCGCGCAACGCGTACGGCCAGACCAAGGTGTACGGCGAGCGCTACGCCCGCGACCTCGACGGCGTGACGATCGTCTATCCCGGTGGCGTCATCGGCCCTGGACAGCCCACGCTCGACGCGCTCAACGAGGGCTTCAGGGCGGGGCTGCGGCAGGGCTGGCCGATCGTGCCCGGCGGGGTGAGCGTGCTGGACGTGCGTGACCTGGCCATGGCGCTGGCCAGGTGCTTCACGCCGGGCCAGGGCGCCCGCCGGTACATGCTCGGGGGACATTTCCTGACCTGGGAGCAGGTGGCGGCCGTCTGCGAGCAGGTCACGGGGCGCAGGGTCAGGCGGCTGCGGATGCCGGGCGGGCTGCTGAGGGCGGCGGGCTCGGCGCTCGACGCGCTGAAACGGGTGGTCCCCGTCGACTACCCGTTGACCCGCGACGCCGCCGACCTCATGCTGACCCTGGTGCCCACCGACGACACCCGCACGCTCCAGGAACTGGGGCTGACACTCAGACCCGTGGAGGAAAGCGTGGCGGACACCGTGCGCTGGCTCGTCGCCGAAGGACACTTGACCTCATGA
- a CDS encoding SCO7613 C-terminal domain-containing membrane protein — MSRRTAQNLLLILGGLLLAVAAIVFTVVSWGHLGIGGRAAILAGLTGVTLAVPVVLLRRKLNATAETVGALGLALMLLDGYAAHRTGLVGAVDGWDYAAATLGVVALAAAVYGRVLSLKVSLSLAVVLAQAPLIMLATGHGRGWPSAALAATVVLDIAVWSVAARWGALRVTAVVCAAIMGTAALVSAGVATAEQDWLLHVPSLLVLAAMGFFAAFRTEDRIGRAFAAGWSATALVVAVGAPGLGLPAADWRVPPYVGAALAVTALARLLPERLRAPYAFSGVGLALLGGLAVLPQTLMAVFDAPVTTLWDDDVVVGPPAAPVVFALLAAVPLVLGRARWAAVVPATAAVVAAPVVYGLPYLVVVGVQLAVALGFTVVAARFRVPSAPWVAGVVGALAVLWSLDQRPVAYAVLGALLVAWGLLYRRPAALVGAALAGSGLVWVALDGLGLFARDAASTGLAIGAGLALLGWYGTRATPGPPGIERTPSERTPSEGGPAAAIPGGGSSVATSERGPAVVPSERGPGAVTSRGGPGVATSVVGRVTVVLAALALVVVGDVLVGTFGAYLAVFDPWRGGVAFTGDRPLAVVAVGLAGVVLALAVRPGLVALAGVLVVAVVPVAVRVPYVVVLVVMVVATTGAAWAAARGRSGRVGRAAGTAGALWLGSLVLGWALADETATLAVFPALATVAATTALLWRPNPSTTHPRPHPERPARTRPEETAHARATETAQAHPEEAARQRPEETARPRAEEWVHARPHRVGPGVRVGEGARFWWAVLAGVLVAGEVVAVAAALEVRVLEAYTLPFAALTLAVGGWRARGTALSSWLAYGPGLALAFGPSLLQEATPLRAFALGAAALAVTLAGAWRRLQAPALMGGVTVAIVAVRELAPWIADLMGAVPRWVPMALGGLLLLVVGATYEARKRDVRRLRDAVARLR; from the coding sequence GTGTCCAGGAGGACCGCGCAGAACCTGCTGCTCATCCTCGGCGGGCTCCTCCTGGCAGTGGCGGCGATCGTGTTCACCGTCGTCAGCTGGGGTCACCTCGGCATCGGGGGCAGGGCGGCGATCCTCGCGGGCCTCACGGGCGTGACGCTGGCCGTACCGGTCGTGCTGCTCAGACGGAAGCTGAACGCGACGGCGGAGACCGTCGGCGCGCTGGGACTGGCGCTGATGCTGCTGGACGGCTACGCGGCGCACCGAACGGGCCTGGTCGGCGCCGTCGACGGGTGGGACTACGCCGCGGCGACGCTCGGGGTGGTGGCCCTGGCGGCGGCGGTCTACGGCAGGGTGCTGTCGCTGAAGGTGTCGCTGTCGCTGGCGGTCGTGCTGGCGCAGGCGCCGTTGATCATGCTGGCGACGGGGCACGGTCGCGGCTGGCCGAGCGCCGCGCTGGCCGCCACGGTCGTGCTGGACATCGCCGTCTGGTCCGTCGCCGCGCGCTGGGGAGCGCTCCGCGTGACGGCGGTGGTCTGCGCGGCGATCATGGGGACGGCCGCGCTGGTGTCGGCAGGGGTGGCGACGGCCGAGCAGGACTGGCTGCTGCACGTGCCGTCGCTGCTCGTGCTGGCCGCCATGGGGTTCTTCGCGGCCTTCCGCACGGAGGACAGGATCGGCCGGGCGTTCGCGGCCGGCTGGTCGGCGACGGCGCTGGTCGTCGCGGTGGGGGCGCCTGGGCTTGGGCTGCCGGCCGCGGACTGGCGGGTGCCGCCGTACGTCGGGGCGGCGCTGGCCGTGACGGCTCTGGCGCGGTTGCTCCCCGAACGGCTGCGCGCGCCCTACGCGTTCTCCGGGGTCGGGCTGGCGCTGCTCGGCGGGCTGGCGGTGCTGCCTCAGACGCTGATGGCGGTCTTCGACGCGCCCGTGACGACCTTGTGGGACGACGACGTGGTCGTCGGGCCGCCAGCGGCGCCCGTTGTCTTCGCCCTGCTGGCGGCCGTCCCGTTGGTCCTGGGAAGGGCGCGGTGGGCGGCGGTGGTGCCCGCGACGGCGGCGGTGGTGGCGGCGCCGGTGGTGTACGGCCTGCCGTACCTGGTGGTGGTGGGGGTGCAGCTGGCGGTCGCGCTGGGGTTCACCGTCGTCGCGGCGCGGTTCAGGGTGCCCTCGGCTCCGTGGGTGGCGGGGGTCGTGGGGGCGCTCGCGGTGCTGTGGTCGCTGGACCAGCGGCCGGTGGCGTATGCGGTGCTCGGGGCGCTGCTGGTGGCGTGGGGGCTGCTGTACCGCAGGCCCGCGGCGCTGGTGGGGGCGGCGCTGGCGGGTTCGGGGCTGGTGTGGGTGGCGCTCGACGGCCTCGGCCTGTTCGCGCGGGACGCGGCATCGACCGGGCTGGCCATCGGCGCGGGGCTGGCGCTGTTGGGTTGGTACGGCACACGCGCAACGCCAGGGCCCCCTGGAATCGAGCGCACGCCCTCCGAGCGCACGCCCTCCGAGGGCGGGCCTGCTGCGGCGATCCCTGGGGGCGGGTCCTCTGTGGCGACCTCCGAGAGGGGGCCTGCTGTGGTGCCCTCCGAGAGAGGGCCCGGTGCGGTGACCTCCAGGGGTGGGCCCGGTGTGGCGACCTCCGTGGTTGGCAGGGTGACGGTGGTGCTGGCGGCTTTGGCGCTGGTGGTCGTCGGCGATGTGCTGGTAGGGACCTTTGGGGCCTATCTGGCCGTGTTCGATCCGTGGCGCGGTGGGGTGGCGTTCACTGGGGATCGCCCGCTGGCGGTGGTGGCCGTCGGGCTGGCGGGGGTGGTGCTCGCGCTGGCTGTCCGGCCTGGTCTCGTGGCGCTGGCGGGGGTGCTCGTCGTGGCGGTGGTGCCGGTGGCGGTGCGCGTGCCGTACGTGGTCGTGCTGGTCGTGATGGTCGTGGCGACGACGGGTGCGGCGTGGGCGGCGGCCAGGGGGCGCAGCGGCCGGGTGGGCAGGGCGGCGGGCACGGCGGGCGCGCTCTGGCTCGGGTCGCTGGTGCTCGGGTGGGCGCTGGCGGACGAGACCGCGACGCTCGCGGTGTTCCCTGCCCTGGCGACCGTCGCCGCCACCACCGCCCTCCTCTGGCGACCAAACCCCAGCACGACGCACCCGCGCCCGCATCCGGAGCGTCCGGCGCGGACACGCCCCGAGGAGACGGCGCATGCTCGAGCCACGGAGACGGCACAGGCGCATCCTGAGGAGGCCGCGCGGCAACGCCCCGAGGAGACGGCGCGTCCTCGAGCCGAGGAGTGGGTGCACGCACGACCCCACCGGGTGGGGCCGGGGGTGCGTGTGGGGGAAGGGGCCAGGTTCTGGTGGGCTGTGCTGGCGGGGGTGCTCGTGGCCGGGGAGGTGGTCGCCGTGGCGGCGGCGCTGGAGGTGCGGGTCTTGGAGGCCTACACGCTGCCCTTCGCGGCGCTCACGCTGGCCGTCGGCGGATGGCGGGCCAGGGGGACGGCGCTCTCGTCGTGGCTCGCCTACGGTCCTGGGCTCGCGCTGGCGTTCGGGCCGAGCCTGCTGCAGGAGGCCACCCCGCTGAGGGCGTTCGCGCTGGGCGCGGCGGCGCTGGCCGTGACGCTGGCGGGGGCCTGGCGCCGCCTGCAGGCACCCGCGCTGATGGGCGGGGTCACCGTGGCGATCGTGGCGGTGCGGGAGCTGGCCCCGTGGATCGCCGACCTGATGGGCGCGGTGCCGCGCTGGGTGCCGATGGCCCTCGGCGGGCTGCTGCTGCTGGTGGTCGGCGCGACCTACGAGGCGCGCAAGCGGGACGTGCGCAGGCTCAGGGACGCCGTCGCAAGGTTGCGGTGA
- a CDS encoding polysaccharide biosynthesis C-terminal domain-containing protein, whose translation MHRAIAGAALPLLLSSVTGLAGSLVVTSVLGRHETAALAAYALTTAVHHPALMAVVGGLRGLGPFVAPFRDDPPAVVPVLRDARWLALLIGTAGAVAVACAPLIAALSGVRVAGFGVLPVTLALSLLVSASNGGANIVLVSLGRSRQVLWSSAASTLVVVILVPVMVPAWGLTGAGVAFLCSSLAGAGIANLALRRVLGRPVGRGRPRVQEITRIARVSLPLSGTLLIKFAGLGVVAYAAARTGVAGSAAHAILYSLTGFLMLPALAVAQASVPEIARANGMAGKRHGARVALTLAICGAGAGVLVVLLLMDPLTRAFTTDVAVRAQVTAVAALMLSATLADAGNVVMGFGLTAMKRSSSSLRSLAIGWGLMATAAGPVAGAWGLPGLWTAMLATNLLLLALQGSAFLSATAGG comes from the coding sequence ATGCATCGCGCCATCGCGGGGGCCGCGCTCCCGCTCCTTCTGTCCTCGGTCACCGGATTAGCCGGATCCCTGGTCGTCACCTCCGTCCTCGGCCGTCACGAGACGGCCGCGCTGGCCGCCTACGCCCTCACCACGGCCGTCCACCACCCGGCCCTGATGGCCGTCGTCGGTGGCCTGCGCGGGCTGGGGCCGTTCGTCGCTCCCTTCCGGGACGATCCGCCGGCCGTGGTCCCCGTCCTGCGCGATGCCCGATGGCTCGCCCTGCTGATCGGTACGGCCGGCGCGGTCGCGGTGGCGTGCGCTCCGCTCATCGCCGCGCTGAGCGGGGTCAGGGTGGCGGGGTTCGGTGTCCTGCCCGTCACGCTGGCGCTCTCGCTGCTGGTGAGCGCCTCCAACGGGGGCGCGAACATCGTGCTGGTCTCGCTCGGGCGCAGCCGTCAGGTCCTGTGGTCGAGTGCGGCGTCCACGCTGGTGGTCGTCATCCTGGTGCCCGTCATGGTGCCGGCATGGGGGTTGACCGGCGCGGGCGTGGCCTTCCTCTGCTCGTCGCTGGCCGGAGCGGGGATCGCGAACCTCGCCCTGCGCCGCGTGCTGGGACGGCCCGTCGGCAGGGGCAGGCCGCGCGTCCAGGAGATCACGCGCATCGCCCGGGTGAGCCTTCCGCTGTCGGGGACGCTGCTGATCAAGTTCGCCGGCCTCGGCGTGGTGGCCTATGCGGCGGCGAGGACCGGCGTCGCGGGCTCGGCGGCGCACGCGATCCTCTACTCGCTGACCGGCTTCCTCATGCTGCCCGCGCTCGCGGTGGCCCAGGCGTCCGTGCCGGAGATCGCCCGGGCGAACGGGATGGCGGGCAAGCGGCACGGCGCCCGGGTCGCGCTGACGCTCGCGATCTGCGGGGCGGGCGCGGGCGTCCTGGTGGTGCTGCTGCTCATGGACCCGCTGACGCGGGCGTTCACCACCGACGTGGCGGTCCGAGCCCAGGTGACGGCCGTGGCGGCCCTCATGCTGTCGGCGACGCTGGCCGACGCGGGCAACGTGGTCATGGGCTTCGGGCTCACCGCGATGAAGCGGTCGAGCTCCAGCCTGCGCTCGCTGGCGATCGGCTGGGGCCTGATGGCCACCGCCGCGGGACCGGTGGCGGGCGCCTGGGGCCTGCCGGGCCTGTGGACCGCCATGCTGGCCACCAACCTGCTCCTGCTCGCCCTGCAGGGCAGCGCTTTTCTGTCGGCGACGGCTGGTGGATGA
- a CDS encoding aldo/keto reductase has product MEYVNLGRTGLKVSPLCLGTMNFGPQTTEEDSFAIMDRAHELGINFFDTADVYGWKQGEGVTENIVGRWFAQGGGRRERTVIATKFHGKMGEWPNESLQSALHIRRACDASLKRLQTDYIDIFQAHHIGRETPFEEFWEAMDILRQQGKIIYVGSSNYAGWHIAKAQESAARRGMLGLVSEQSHYNLLTRKVELEVLPACEDYGLGVIPWSPLAGGLLGGVLRKIDKGRSATENMVKELDKHRERIEQYEAFCDELGEDPAHVGLAWLLTRPAVTAPIIGPRTLDQLDGTMRTLEIDLDDKALARLDEIFPGHETAPEDYAW; this is encoded by the coding sequence ATGGAATACGTGAACCTTGGACGCACCGGGCTCAAGGTCAGCCCGCTCTGCCTCGGCACGATGAACTTCGGTCCCCAGACGACGGAGGAAGACTCCTTCGCCATCATGGACAGGGCCCACGAACTCGGCATCAACTTCTTCGACACGGCCGACGTGTACGGCTGGAAGCAGGGCGAGGGCGTCACCGAGAACATCGTCGGCCGCTGGTTCGCCCAGGGCGGTGGCCGCAGGGAGCGCACCGTCATCGCCACCAAGTTCCACGGCAAGATGGGCGAGTGGCCCAACGAGAGCCTGCAGTCGGCGCTGCACATCCGCAGGGCCTGCGACGCCTCGCTCAAGCGCCTGCAGACCGACTACATCGACATCTTCCAGGCGCACCACATCGGCAGGGAGACCCCCTTCGAGGAGTTCTGGGAGGCCATGGACATCCTGCGCCAGCAGGGCAAGATCATCTACGTCGGCTCCTCCAACTACGCGGGCTGGCACATCGCGAAGGCCCAGGAGAGCGCCGCGCGCAGGGGCATGCTCGGCCTGGTCAGCGAGCAGTCCCACTACAACCTGCTCACCCGCAAAGTGGAGCTGGAGGTGCTGCCCGCCTGCGAAGACTACGGGCTCGGCGTGATCCCGTGGAGCCCGCTGGCCGGCGGCCTGCTCGGCGGCGTGCTACGCAAGATCGACAAGGGCCGCTCGGCCACCGAGAACATGGTCAAGGAGCTCGACAAGCACCGCGAGCGGATCGAGCAGTACGAGGCGTTCTGCGACGAGCTCGGCGAGGACCCCGCGCACGTCGGCCTGGCCTGGCTGCTGACCCGCCCCGCCGTGACCGCGCCGATCATCGGCCCGCGCACGCTCGACCAGCTCGACGGCACCATGCGCACGCTTGAGATCGACCTGGACGACAAGGCGCTGGCCAGGCTCGATGAGATCTTCCCCGGCCACGAGACCGCGCCGGAGGACTACGCCTGGTGA
- a CDS encoding DUF2530 domain-containing protein: MKQPWRPDPEPLETNDRAAVLAGTALWALALVVLLIVRPAPENAWWIWTCVTGVAFGGFGYWFVGRKRRKSLPADEAPVEPVLGMGPPDHQA; this comes from the coding sequence GTGAAGCAGCCATGGCGGCCGGATCCGGAGCCGCTCGAGACCAACGACAGAGCCGCCGTGCTCGCGGGCACTGCCCTGTGGGCGCTGGCGTTGGTCGTGCTGCTGATCGTCCGGCCCGCCCCCGAGAACGCGTGGTGGATCTGGACCTGTGTGACGGGCGTCGCCTTCGGCGGTTTCGGCTACTGGTTCGTCGGCCGGAAGCGCCGCAAGAGCCTTCCGGCCGACGAGGCGCCCGTCGAGCCCGTGCTGGGAATGGGCCCCCCGGATCACCAGGCGTAG